Proteins from a single region of Arctopsyche grandis isolate Sample6627 chromosome 1, ASM5162203v2, whole genome shotgun sequence:
- the cindr gene encoding CIN85 and CD2AP related — MALHTVNVIVEHDYKATDDQELTIKKGDIIRSVEQKVGGWWRGELRGRYGLFPDNFVRLLDSSHDPNDAVMRNTPRYCRALFSYQQANPDELNLSVGDVIQVHGEVEEGWWRGQTGNHLGVFPSNFVVPMENVIVPPILPPKPVREQCKVLFPYTAANSDELTLAEGDYVTIVSRDVADQGWWRGELRGRVGLFPDNFVTVLPLHDAVSASDTANKKPSRPSKSMSSLSQIKNQPMSSHRKDTSLKSGSQENVATARKSLEVNDANIIDTNSLKSKKSTDAVVEDSNIVKTRRSIEPEPQPANDTKSRRSLDVEGANKPPVPVKKAGSPVAAMFSGLRQKVLAVEHRLSSVGHQQTDTPDGSAGSKPSSDPVLISISPSPSPIPTSTSPAPIIAEQNTSDSFDQIERNSMLNDPRAGRVKAPRRRLPSQATKDDPPLTNGSSNHNSSTESGTESEIKPKAREWEKHKAPWMEELKLNQAKKTSPIAEIGRSKTISTTDSNLDSKNDLSHARLSGSSDKIIESGETESNKETPLNPLEMSQSMTAISTKIIKIEKSEEVQGHTENPLDMSKSMSSLSSRVSHVESNSKVSPNELRTSISSSASVVLRSTTHLPAQPIQNSVNSGPQLIMKEGIAGMKPMIHTPIEEENNFSIHPPSNGMVDSELTSQQLLISTLNERVANLERVVEAQEAKFTAAIAALTSRLARETDMRCELQAEIQKLERCVTRV; from the exons ATGGCGCTCCACACCG TCAACGTTATAGTCGAGCACGACTACAAAGCGACGGACGATCAGGAATTGACTATCAAAAAGGGAGATATCATCAGAAGTGTCGAGCAGAAGGTCGGTGGCTGGTGGCGTGGCGAGCTCCGAGGTCGCTACGGTCTCTTCCCGGACAACTTTGTGCGATTGCTCGACTCGTCGCATGATCCCAATGATGCTGTTATGAG AAATACTCCCCGTTACTGCCGCGCATTGTTTAGTTACCAACAAGCGAATCCTGACGAGTTGAACCTGTCCGTCGGTGACGTTATCCAAGTCCACGGCGAAGTCGAAGAGGGTTGGTGGCGAGGGCAGACCGGCAACCACCTCGGTGTTTTTCCGTCAAATTTCGTCGTACCTATGGAGAACGTCATCGTCCCGCCGATCCTGCCTCCGAAACCCG TGCGTGAACAGTGTAAAGTGCTTTTTCCTTACACGGCGGCGAATTCGGACGAACTAACCTTGGCAGAAGGTGATTATGTGACAATCGTGTCGCGCGATGTCGCCGATCAAGGCTGGTGGCGAGGAGAGTTGCGAGGGCGTGTCGGACTTTTTCCTGATAATTTCGTGACAGTCTTACCTTTACATg ATGCGGTCTCAGCAAGCGATACTGCAAATAAAAAACCAAGTCGGCCCTCGAAATCTATGTCTTCCCTAAGTCAAATCAAAAATCAACCTATGTCGTCTCATCGAAAGGACACGTCCTTGAAATCTGG CAGTCAAGAGAACGTCGCCACGGCTAGAAAATCTTTAGAAGTTAACGATGCTAATATTATAGATACGAATTCGTTAAAGTCTAAAAAGTCTACGGATGCCGTTGTCGAGGATAGCAACATTGTCAAAACTCGTAGATCGATTGAACCTGAACCACAGCCGGCTAACGATACAAAATCtagaag ATCGTTAGACGTTGAAGGTGCGAATAAGCCGCCTGTTCCGGTTAAAAAGGCCGGCTCTCCAGTAGCTGCAATGTTCAGTGGCTTGCGGCAGAAGGTTCTAGCTGTTGAGCACAGACTCTCGAGCGTTGGTCACCAACAAACAGACACGCCTGATGGTTCTGCAGGCAGTAAACCAAGCAGTGATCCAGTTCTAATATCAATATCTCCGTCTCCATCTCCTATACCCACATCTACTAGTCCAGCTCCAATTATCGCCGAACAGAACACATCGGACAGTTTTGATCAAATCGAAAGAAATTCAATGCTCAACGATCCTCGCGCCGGacg TGTAAAAGCACCACGTCGTCGTTTACCAAGTCAAGCGACGAAAGACGATCCACCTCTTACCAACGGCAGTTCAAATCATAATTCCTCGACGG AGAGTGGTACCGAAAGCGAGATTAAACCTAAAGCACGCGAATGGGAAAAACACAAAGCGCCTTGGATGGAAGAGTTGAAACTCAATCAAGCTAAAAAGACTTCCCCGATTGCCGAAATCGGCAGATCGAAAACCATTTCAACGACAGACTCCAACCTCGATAGTAAGAATGATTTATCTCATGCGCGTTTGTCGGGCAGCAGTGATAAAATAATAGAATCTGGTGAAACGGAATCGAATAAAGAGACACCTCTCAACCCACTCGAAATGTCGCAGAGTATGACGGCGATATCAACAaagataattaaaattgaaaaatcggAGGAG GTTCAGGGTCACACTGAGAATCCGCTGGATATGTCCAAGTCGATGTCTTCGCTCAGTTCTAGAGTCTCTCATGTGGAAAGCAATAGCAAAGTATCTCCCAACGAGTTGAGGACGTCGATATCGAGTTCTGCGAGCGTCGTACTCAGAAGTACGACGCACTTGCCCGCTCAGCCGATACAGAACTCTGTGAATAGTGGTCCACAATTGATCATGAAGGAAGGAATCGCTGGAATGAAACCAATGATTCACACACCAATAGAGGAAGAAAATAATTTCTCCATTCATCCTCCTTCCAacg GTATGGTTGACAGTGAATTAACTTCGCAGCAGTTGCTCATATCAACATTGAATGAAcgg GTGGCCAACTTGGAGAGGGTAGTGGAAGCTCAGGAAGCCAAATTCACGGCTGCAATAGCGGCACTTACTAGCAGACTAGCAAGAGAGACGGATATGCGGTGTGAACTCCAAGCGGAAATTCAGAAGCTGGAGCGTTGCGTCACACGAGTGTGA
- the LOC143917578 gene encoding uncharacterized protein LOC143917578: MSVSQEVTLKKLTAHFLDKSYQDLDAIQDQIRLYESGKMDIGAGTSKSYYNRPCETHRYDSWKHRNDSNQVSSNLKWSSKSKIETAPTRSFTELSRVNSSTRTNSKTRLKNTVVSDGYLKRSASTHNKNRPPPSDDEHISKFHKYYQTLRPKSESEHSDDIDEIDSTYIFDKGENLLLNKFTDNDLARLKKFRDDYYFQCHSVDNNVEDFSERHACRHEFVINDRLCPEAMYTDHERTSRCLDCHLPLNVSEKRSKTSRKKVGKIHMCKLSGIDSSSSSDSDADDNLGSSTPEIFIKVPSKHFLHIPQLQYTAEDLNFRRSNVPSVASKSKPSHDEAPLDSFALRYQKRYKKYP, encoded by the exons ATGAGCGTCAGTCAAGAGGTTACTTTGAAGAAGTTGACGGCGCATTTTTTGGACAAATCTTACCAGGATCTCGATGCAATTCAAGACCAAATAAG attatatGAAAGTGGAAAAATGGACATTGGAGCTGGAACCAGTAAATCTTATTACAACAGACCGTGTGAGACGCATCGATATGACAGTTGGAAGCATCGCAACGACTCAAATCAAGTcagttcaaatttaaaatggaGCTCGAAATCCAAAATTGAGACGGCACCTACTCGTTCATTCACCGAACTCAGTCGAGTAAATTCATCAACAAGAACAAATTCCAAAACTAGACTGAAGAATACGGTTGTATCTGACGGTTATCTTAAACGGAGTGCATCGACTCATAATAAAAATCGCCCTCCTCCAAGTGACGACGAACACATAtctaaatttcataaatattaccaAACCCTTCGGCCTAAATCTGAATCGGAACATTCCGATGATATTGACGAGATTGACTCTACGTACATTTTCGACAAAGGTGAAAATCTGCTTTTGAACAAGTTCACCGATAATGATTTGGCAAGGCTTAAAAAATTCAGGGACGATTATTATTTCCAATGCCATTCCGTCGATAACAATGTCGAAGATTTTTCAGAGCGTCATGCTTGTCGCCATGAGTTTGTTATCAACGATCGATTGTGTCCCGAGGCTATGTACACCGATCACGAACGAACCAGTCGATGTCTAGATTGCCACTTGCCTTTGAACGTATCGGAGAAGCGATCGAAGACATCCAGAAAGAAAGTTGGCAAGATTCACATGTGCAAACTTTCCGGTATCGATTCCAGCTCTTCGTCAGATTCTGACGCAGACGACAATCTCGGAAGTAGTACTCCTGAGATTTTCATTAAGGTGCCGTCTAAACATTTTTTACACATCCCGCAACTTCAGTACACCGCTGAAGATTTGAATTTTAGACGTTCGAATGTGCCGAGTGTGGCCTCGAAATCAAAACCTAGTCACGATGAAGCACCACTCGATTCTTTCGCCTTACGTTatcaaaaaagatataaaaaatatccatga
- the LOC143910271 gene encoding alpha-tocopherol transfer protein-like — protein MAADLGFDYDTALASNSSFKQQDLEDLKKWLKELDSSTAIPKDIHDKQLLIFYNAGLANVENTKKCIKQYYTMRDNAPEHFDNRDCEEKLMKESLKSLEFFVLPEKTDEGYDVVFHRLVDFEPEKYHSFQACKLLFMTIDAYLYEKGPQPGFIFLFDMRGVRLGHLTRSPLSSVSKFCQYVQEGLPVNMKGIHVMNVTPFFDKVLLLLKPFLRKEVLKMIHLHHANDDMDKFFKECLPKRCVPPDFGGEASDTQSLHLKNNEKIVALKHYFDAEEKHRHTYCKKSKKKSKIENGFQDLNID, from the exons ATGGCCGCCGATTTAGGATTCGACTATGACACGGCCCTCGCCAGTAATTCAAGCTTCAAACAGCAGGACTTAGAAGATCTGAAGAAGTGGTTGAAGGAGTTGGATTCGAGCACTGCAATACCAAAGGACATACACGACAAACAACTGTTGATTTTTTACAATGCCGGCTTGGCCAACGTTGAAAATACAAAGAAGTGCATCAAACAATACTACACTATGAGGGACAATGCGCCCGAACATTTTGACAACAGAGACTGCGAAGAGAAGCTGATGAAAGAGAGTCTGAAAtcatt AGAATTCTTCGTTCTGCCAGAAAAGACTGACGAGGGTTATGATGTAGTTTTTCATCGTCTTGTCGACTTTGAACCGGAAAAGTATCACTCTTTCCAAGCATGCAAGTTGCTTTTCATGactatag aTGCATACTTATACGAAAAGGGCCCACAGCCAGGTTTTATATTCCTATTTGATATGAGAGGTGTTCGACTGGGCCATCTCACTCGGAGTCCGCTGAG ttCCGTGTCAAAATTTTGCCAATACGTTCAAGAAGGACTTCCCGTTAACATGAAAGGGATTCACGTAATGAATGTAACACCTTTCTTCGACAAAGTTTTGCTGCTGCTTAAGCCATTTTTGAGAAAGGAAGTACTTAAAATG ATTCATTTACATCATGCTAATGAtgatatggataaatttttcaaaGAATGCCTGCCAAAGAGATGCGTGCCACCCGACTTTGGGGGCGAAGCATCCGACACACAGTCGCTCCATTTGAAGAATAATGAGAAAATCGTGGCGTTGAAACATTATTTCGATGCGGAGGAAAAGCACAGGCACACCTATTGCAAAAAATCCAAAAAGAAATCCAAAATTGAAAACGGCTTCCAAGATTTGAATATTGATTAA